A genomic segment from Anaeromyxobacter sp. encodes:
- a CDS encoding sigma-70 family RNA polymerase sigma factor codes for MRTATTQRGSREFDELAPYLKAVRDYPPLSREEEHVHALRARKGDVRSKQKLVRHNLAFVVAISRKQRRGTVRLDDLIQEGNVGLMRAVEKFDPHAGTRFSTYAVWWIRAYVGKYLKEARSTVRPQSGTVAQPDLSLDSSIDEEGDATHLERIEDDGPGPEELYLMTEGDRDVRDALGKVRKRIGELGWDIVHNRLEQDQPRTLEEIGKRWGVSRERVRQVELKTKQFLERYLTPGERDAA; via the coding sequence ATGAGGACGGCGACGACGCAGCGCGGAAGCAGGGAGTTCGATGAACTCGCTCCGTACCTGAAGGCGGTGCGGGACTACCCGCCGCTCTCCCGGGAAGAGGAGCACGTGCACGCCCTGCGGGCGCGCAAGGGCGACGTCCGCTCGAAGCAGAAGCTGGTGCGCCACAACCTGGCCTTCGTGGTGGCCATCTCGCGGAAGCAGCGGCGCGGCACCGTCCGGCTCGACGACCTCATCCAGGAGGGCAACGTCGGCCTGATGCGGGCCGTCGAGAAGTTCGACCCGCACGCCGGCACCCGCTTCTCCACCTACGCCGTCTGGTGGATCCGGGCCTACGTGGGCAAGTACCTCAAGGAGGCCCGCAGCACGGTGCGCCCGCAGAGCGGCACCGTCGCCCAGCCGGACCTCTCCCTCGACAGCTCCATCGACGAGGAGGGTGACGCCACCCACCTCGAGCGGATCGAGGACGACGGACCGGGCCCGGAGGAGCTGTACCTGATGACCGAGGGCGACCGCGACGTGCGGGACGCGCTCGGCAAGGTGCGCAAGCGCATCGGCGAGCTCGGCTGGGACATCGTGCACAACCGGCTCGAGCAGGACCAGCCGCGCACGCTGGAGGAGATCGGCAAGCGCTGGGGCGTCTCGCGTGAGCGGGTCCGCCAGGTGGAGCTGAAGACCAAGCAGTTCCTGGAGAGGTACCTGACGCCCGGCGAGCGCGACGCCGCCTAG